The genomic window TCGTAAAACTGATCTAGGTTTTTTTATCTATAAACTGATAACTTTTCATTTCTTTTAATTTTTTAAAGGTTTTTAAAAGACTTTTGTTTTGTTATATACAATTGATTGTAATATTGTTACCTCTTATTTTAAAAGTTTTTAGGATTCTTTTTTTTAAATTAGCTGTAAAATGTTTTTTTATGGATCAAAATAAAATTCATCCTGATCAAAAATATATCGACGGACTTGCTGCAAACGATTCAGTGATTATCGAAATGATATATAAAAAATTTGCGCCCAAAGTAGTTCAGTTTATCACCAATAACTCTGGAGATAAAGATCAGGCGCAGGACGTGGTTCAGGAAATCATGATTCTGCTTTTTAATCAGGCGAAAGCCGGTAAACTTTTTTTAACCTGTCCGTTTGATGCCTATTTTTTCTTATTGTGCAAAAGACGATGGCTGAACGAGTTGAAAAATTCTGCCAATAAAGGGGTAACAATTTATGAGAATGTGGTATCTATTAATGAATCTGCTCACGAATTGGTTGCACAAGCCGAAGAATTTGATGAAAAACAGAAACTTTTTGAAACCATGTTCCAGAAACTAGGAGAGAAATGCCAAGAAGTTTTAAAACTTAGTTTTTCTTTAAAATCGATGGAAGAAGTGGCCGAGAAACTCAATGTGACCTACGGCTATGTACGCAAAAAGAAGTCTTTGTGCGTGGGCCAGTTGACGCAGTGGATTCAAGAAGCGAAAATTTTTAACTCTTTAAAAAACAATTAATCATGAACGAAGAACGCTATATATTATTTGACCAATATCTTCAAGGCGAACTGACCGTTGATGAAAAACACAATTTTGAGAAACAATTGTCTGAAGATACTGAACTGGCTTCGGAATTTGAAAGTTTTAAAGAAATGCATTTTCAACTGGAAAATAAATTTGGACAGGAACAGGAGAGAGAAATCTTTAAAGAAAACCTGACTAGAATTTCAGATAAATATTTCCATAAGAAACAAAACAAAGTAGTTTCGCTTAAACCGTGGTATTTTGCAGCGGCAGCATCGGTAATTATTATGTTCGGATTGTTTTTCTTTGATTATAAACATTATCCAAATTTTGAAGATTACAACCATCCAGAAAGCGCTTATTTTACAGAAAGAGGCGTGTCTGAAGCTATTTTAAAACAAGCTGAGAATAATTTTAATGGAAGAAGATATGAAACGGCTATTCCGATTTTTGAAATGATTCTGAAAGAAAACAATTCAGAAGAGATTAAATATTTCTATGCGGTATCCTTATTGCAAGTTGGCAAATACGTAAAAGCAGAAAATATTTTCAAAGAATTGGAAGCAGGGAATTCTGTTTATAAAGAAAAAGCAAAATGGAATCTGGCTTTGTCTAAACTAAAACAAGGAAAGTACGATGATTGTAAAGCTATTTTACAGACCATTTCGCAAGATTATGAAGATTATGACGAAGTAGAACAACTTTTAGAAGAATTGGAATAAAAATCTTAATTATTAAGAAAAATTTTATCCGTTTACGGGAAACCTCAATCGAATTTGGAATTTTAGTTCTAAATTCGATTTTCTTTTTACAAGAACTTGTTCCAAAAACAATTTAAGTTAACCCAAAACCAAATGAAAAAAGTTGCACTGATTTTTATTCTTGTTTTCACTCAGACCATTTTTGGTTTGAATAAGATTACGCAGACAGAAAAACTGGCAGCTACTTGCAAAGTTTGGGGATTCTTAAAATATTATCATCCGAAAATTGCCAGTGGAGAATTGAATTGGGATAATCAGCTTTTAGAAAAATTGCCAAAAATTGAAAAAGCCCAAACGAAAGAAGAGTTTTCACTAATTTTAGAAAACTGGATAGATGATTTGGGACCAGTAAAAGAAATAGCGCCGATTGTTGCGCCAAAGGACGTCAAATTTTTTGATAAGAATTTCGATTTAAGCTGGTTTAATAATAAACTGTTTTCAAAAAAGCTTTCGAAGAAATTAAAATTTATTGAAGAAAATAGGTTTCAGAGTGATGAGGAATTTGGACCAAGTTTTGACGGTTTTAAAAACTTAAAGAATTATTTTAATCTAGATTACACAGACAAAAACGCAAAGCTTTTAATGCTGTATGCATACTGGAATGTCGTAGAGTATTATTTTCCGTACAAATATATAATGGACCAGAAATGGGACGAAGCTTTAAATGAAGTGATTCCTTCTGTTGTTCAATCTAACACTCCAGAAGATTTTTTTAAAGTATTAAGAAAAACAGCGGCAAAACTAGATGATAGCCATGTTGAATTTCATATATATCCGTCTGCAGCAACAGAAAAAAAGAACTTTTATTTTTTTCCAGCAACGGGCAAAATAATAGAAGAAAAACTTGTAATCACAGAGATTTTAGGAGACAGTCTTGCTGAGGCAGATGGCATTAAAATTGGGACAGTGATTACTAAAATAAATGATAAGAGCATCAAGGAAATTATTGAAGAGAAAAGGGAAATGATTGCTGCTTCAAACGAAGTTTCTTTTCTGGATAAAGTTGTTGGTGCAATCTTGTTAAGCGAATCTGAAAAGGTAAAAGTAGAATTTTTGAAAGATGGGAAATACGAAACAAAGTCAATGACTTGGTTTAATTATCATGATTCACATCGAAATGAGTATAAAAAGGGAGCTCAGAAAAAGAAAGATAAGTTTAAACTTTTCGACAATAATATTGGCTATGTCAATATGGGAGTTATAAAGCCCAAAAACATTCCAGATATGGTTGAAGCTTTAAAAAATACAAAAGCAATTGTTTTTGATATAAGGAATTATCCGCAAGGCACTTATAAAGTAATTTCAGACTTTCTAAATGCTAACGAAGAGAAATTTGTGATTTATACTTATCCCTATTTAAACTATCCAGGAAAATACTATTGGACGGAGGGAAGAAATGCAGGGTTTGAGAATAAAGACCATTATAAAGGAAAAGTGATTGTATTATTGGATGAGAATTCTATAAGCCAGTCAGAATGGACAGCGATGTGTTTCCAAACAGCTGGAAATACCACAATAATAGGAAGCCAGACCGCTGGAGCAGATGGTAATGTGTTTGAATTTGATTTTAATGGATTTCATACGGGCTTTTCAGGAATTGGAGTTTATTACCCAGATGGTAGAGAAACACAACGTGTAGGAATTGTACCCGATATTGAAATAAAACCAACAATTTTAGGTATTCAGCAAGGCAAAGACGAAGTTTTGGAACGCGCTTTGCTATATATAGAAACAGGAAAATAACCCTGTCTGTCGTACTGAAGAACGAGGGATCGCACTAGCTGATCGAGAGAAAAAATGGGGGTTTTCTCCTCGAAGCTTCTTGTGAGATCCTTTGTTCTTCAGAATGATAAAAAATAGGTTGTTATTATTCAAACCTCTGTTAAAGTTTTAAACTTTGACAGAGGTTTTTTTTGTGTCATCCTGAGCGAAGTCGAAGGATCGCATTGAAAACCCACATAGATTAGCGATTAAGGCTTCGACTCCGCTCAGCCTGACAAAAAGAAAATCCGTTTCATCCGCGTGCCAATCACACAGAATTGCTATTCTTTTAATATTATCGTAATTTTGGCACTTTAAAATTACAGCCTTGAATTCAACACCCATTATTACCGATACCCACACGCACTTATATTCTGAAGAGTTTGATCAGGATCGTGACGAAATGATTCAACGTGCTATTGATGCCGGAATTACCCGTTTTTTTATTCCTGCGATCGATGCTGCAGCAACTCAATCTATGTACGATTTAGAAAAAAATTATCCTGAAAATATATTTCTAATGATGGGTTTGCATCCCACTTACGTGAAAGATAATTATCTGGAAGAATTGGCTCACGTGGAAACAGAATTATCTAAAAGAAAATTCTATGCAGTTGGCGAGATCGGAATCGATTTGTATTGGGATAAAACGCATTTAAAAGAACAGCAAATTGCTTTTAAGAGACAAATTCAGCTGGCAAAACAGTACAAATTGCCAATCGTAATTCATTGCCGTGAAGCATTTGATGAAATTTTTGAAGTATTAGAAGAAGAAAAATCTGAAGATTTGTTTGGGATTTTTCATTGTTTTTCCGGAACTTTAGAACAGGGAGAGCGTGCAATTTCTTACAATATGAAACTAGGAATTGGAGGTGTAGTTACGTTTAAGAACGGAAAAATTGATCAGTTTTTAAATCAAATCGATTTAAAACATATTGTTTTGGAGACAGATTCACCGTATTTAGCACCGATTCCGTATAGAGGAAAAAGAAATGAAAGCAGTTATTTGGTCAATGTTATAGCTAAATTAAGCGAGGTGTATGGGGTTTCTGCAGAAGAAATTGCAGCAATTACGACCCAAAACTCAAAAGACGTTTTTGGGATTTAACCTGAGCCTTACAAAACTTTAATTTTTTTTTTGTTCTTTTGCCCACTTTAAACAATTATAAATAATGCAGAAATTTGATGCCATTCGACCGTTTTATGATTCCGAAATAAATGAAGCACTTCATGCGGTGGTCAATCATCCTATGATGAAAACCATGATGAACTTTACTTTTCCGGATGTAGAAGATGAGGTTTGGAAGGAGCAATTGAAGAAAACACACTCGATTCGTGATTTTCAATGCAACTTTATTTATAACACTATCCAGAAAGTTTTAGAAAAAAGCTCTGAAGGATTAACGACTTCAGGTTTTGAAAAACTGGAACCAAACACTTCTTATCTATTTATCTCAAATCATAGAGATATTCTTCTGGATACGACTTTGCTAAATGTTTGTTTGTTTGAACATGGTTTAGTAATGACCGCTTCGGCAATTGGAGACAATTTGGTCAAAAAAGCTTTTTTGGCAACTTTGGCAAAATTAAACCGAAACTTTTTAGTTTTAAGAGGTTTATCACCTAGAGAAATGCTTCAGAGTTCAAAATTATTGTCTGAATATATGGGACAATTACTGCTTCGCGAAAACCGTTCGGTTTGGATTGCTCAGAGAGAAGGAAGAACAAAAGACGGAAATGACGAAACCAATCCGGGAGTTTTAAAAATGATTGGAATGGGGTCTGACGAAGAAAACTTAATGGATTATTTTAAGAAATTAAAAATAGTTCCTGTTTCTATTTCATACGAATACGATCCAACAGATGTTTTAAAAATGCCACAATTAATGGCAGAAGCAAACAACGAAGTGTATGTAAAAGATAAAAACGAAGATTTCATGAATATCATTAGCGGTATCATGGGAACTAAAAAGAGAATACACATTTCGGTAGGCGATGTTTTAGACACTGAAATCGATCAGATTGTGGCAGAAAATGATAATGTAAACAAACAGGTTCAGGCATTGGCACAAACTATTGATGATGTTATCTTGAAAAACTATCAATTATGGCCTACAAATTTTATTGCTTACGATATTTTAAACGAAACAAATAAATTTGCTCACAAATATAAAGAGAGCGAAAAACAGCTTTTTGAACGTCGTTTAGAAATGCGTATCGGAAGTGATAATCCTGTGACAAGACAAGGATTTTTAGCTATGTATGCAAATCCTGTTGTCAACAAATTAAAATACCAAGATGTCATCTAAAGCAAAAATATTATTGGTTTATACCGGAGGAACCATCGGTATGAGCAAAGATTTTGAAACAGGAGCACTAAAAGCCTTCAATTTTGGTAAACTAATTCAGAAGATTCCCGAAATCAAACAATTGGATTGCGAAATTGAATCAATTTCATTCGAACATCCAATAGATTCTTCAAATATGAATCCCGAAATGTGGACCAAGATTGCCACCATTATCGAGGAAAATTACAACGCTTACGACGGATTTGTGGTGCTTCACGGATCAGATACCATGTCGTATTCGGCTTCGGCATTGAGTTTTATGCTAGAGAATTTAGCAAAACCAGTGGTGTTTACAGGTTCGCAATTGCCAATTGGAGATTTGCGTACCGATGCAAAAGAAAACCTGATTACGGCAATTCAGATTGCATCTCTTCAGGAAAACGGAAAACCAGTTATTACAGAAGTCTGTTTATATTTTGAATACAAATTGTATCGCGGAAACCGAACTTCTAAAGTAAATGCAGAACATTTCAAAGCTTTTACAGCACCAAATTATCCTGAATTGGTAGAATCTGGTGTTCATTTAACACTAAACAGACATTTATTTCTTCCTGTAAATAAAGATGCAAAATTGATCGTTCATAAGAACTTGGACAATCACGTTGCGATCATAAAAATGTTCCCAGGAATGAGCGAAATTGTTTTGGCTTCAATCCTTGAAATCAAAGGTTTAAGAGGGATTATTCTGGAAACCTACGGTTCTGGAAATGCTCCAACTGAAGATTGGTTTTTAAACTTAATAGAAAAAGCCATTAAATCGGGAATGCATATCGTAAACGTAACCCAATGTTCTGGCGGAAGTGTCAACATGGGACAATATGAAACCAGTACAGCTTTAAAATCGCTAGGAGTGATTTCAGGAAAAGACATCACGACAGAAGCAGCCATTACAAAATTAATGTATCTGCTTGGGCATAATATTCCGCAAAATGAGTTTAAAGATATTTTTGAGACGGCACTTCGCGGGGAAATATCATAGTTTAAATTACAATATTTTAAGTCCCAAATTCCAAAATCTAAAGTTGGAATTTGGGATTTTTTTTATTGAAATTTTCGCTTAACCATACAGTTTGTGGAAAATTGGAATTTGGAATTTTTAAAATTTGGAATTTCGGTATTCAACAGGGCAAGTTTCCAAGTCTTCTTCAGTTGCTTTATGTTTCTTATAATACACATAAACAATTACAGAAAGAATACAGATAATTCCTTGAATGGCAACAGTAGTTCTTACGCCAAGCGAATGAGAAACATAACCAATAATTAAACTTCCTACAGGAATCATTCCCTGATACGCCATCATATAATAACTGATGCTCCTAGAACGCATGCTCACAATACTGTGGGTCTGAATATAAATGTTGATCGATGAGGTTTGTCCCATCATTCCGATTCCGCTTAAAGTCATACAGATCAATGCAATTGTAATACTGCTTGAAACTGCCAGAATAATAATGCTGAATCCTAATAACAAACTAGCCGCAATCATTAATTTTCCCATATTCTCAGCCGATTTTAAATTGGCTAAATAGATTGCAGATAAGACAGAACCAATTCCGGCAGCGCTTTCAAACCAGCTGAAAGTTTCAGCATTTCCGTTGAAAATATCTTTTGCAAAAACAGGCATTAAAGTATTAAAAGAAATTACGAATAAACTGCTGCAAGTTAACATCAAAAGCATTCTGGCCATTTCGGTTTCTTTTTTCACATAATCCAAACCTTCTATAAGATCGTCTAGCATTTTAAGCTTGTTTTCGGCTTTGATATGAGGCGTAATTTTCATCATCATTAGCGAAATCAAAACAGGCACATAACTCACAAAATTCCCAATAAAACAGATATCTTCTCCATATTGATGCAGAATAATTCCGGCAAGCGCAGGACCCGCGATTCTGGCAAAGTTGTTCATAGTAGAGTTAAGTGCAACTGCGTTTGGAAGATCTTCTTTATTGTCGACAATATCAATCATCATAGTCTGGCGGCAAGTCATATCAAAAGCATTGATGATTCCTTGAATTAAACTCAATGCCAGAATAAAATTGATATTATAAATTTTGAGATAAATAAGAAGAGCCAAAGTTCCTGCCTGAAGCATTGCCAAAGATTGTAAAACAATCATAGCGCGGTGTCTGTCATAACGTCCAATAATACTTCCCGCAAGAGGCGCTAGAAACAAAGAGGGAATCATACTTAAAAAAGTGGCCAAACCCAACAAAAACACAGATCCCGTTATACTGTAAACCATCCAGCTTACGGCAGTTTTCTGCATCCAGGTTCCGATAACTGAAACAGATTGTCCGTAAAAGAATAACTTGAAATTTCTTGATTTTAAGGCTTTAAACATGATCTTAATTATTTGATACAAAGGTCGGGATTATGATTTCATTAGAAAAATTAATAATTTTACTGATAATAAGTAGTAAAACTTATCAATATGGAAATCTATCAACTGCAATATTTTATTAAAACTGCTGAGGTTTTGCATTTTACAAAAGCAGCTGAATTGTGTTTTGTAACGCAATCGGGGCTTTCGCAGCAAATAAAAAAGCTCGAAGAAGAATTGGGAATGCCATTGTTTAAGCGAATTGGAAAAAAAGTGCAATTGACAGAAGCAGGCGCTGTTTTTCTGATTCATGCCAAAAAAGTGGTCGAAAATGTTGAAAACGGAAAACAGGCTATTGAAGATTTGAACGAAATGATTGGCGGAGAGCTCCGAATTGGCGTAACCTATATTTTCGGATTATTGATTTTGCCTGTCGTAAATGCATTTGCCAAAAGATATCTAAACTTAAGAATAGTTGTAGAATATGGTACTACAGAAGCTTTAGAACAAAAACTGATTAATAATGAACTGGATTTGGTTTTGGTAATTTCATCACACGAAATTGGTCCTCCAATTCAGAAAGTGCCTTTGTTTACCTCAAACATGGTTATGGCGGTTTCAAAATCGAACTCTTTGGCTGAATTAGAAAAAATACCCTTTAAGAAATTAGACGAAGTGCCATTAATTCTTCCAGGAAAAGGTTCCAATTCAAGAGAATACGTTGAGTTGTTGTTTGCAAAACACAATATGAATCCGAAAATTTCGATCGAATTAAATTCGATTCATGCGCTATTGCAAATGGTAGAAAATAGTGATTGGGCAACCATTGTAGCAGAAAAAGCATTGAAAGGATGGGAGCATAGTCTTAAAGCCATTCAGATTACAGGAGTTGTAACCAAAAGAGATTCGTTTATGCTAACGATTGGCAGTTATCAAAAGAAGGCAGTTAAATTGTTTATGGAAGAATTTCGAAAAAGTATAAACGAAACTTAATTTTACTTTTTAAACTCGATTTTTTTTGTGTTATTTGCAGACCAAATAGAGAGGTGTCCGAGTGGTTTAAGGAGCTAGCCTGGAAAGCTAGTATATGGGTAACTGTATCGAGGGTTCGAATCCCTTCTTCTCTGCAAATTTTTAATAAAATAATACCAAACCTCGAAATGTAGATTTCGAGGTTTTTTATTTATTGTCTCTATTACCAAATTATAAATTACAATATCAACGCCCAAAAGACTTATTGAACAAAAATTTTGGACAATTCGATTTTACAATATTTGCATGGGAAAATCAGCGACAATCAATTTCAGGATTATATATTACGAACACCTTTCGAAAAATCTGTTGACCAATGTCTCAAAAATTTAAAAATAAATATCGAATTCCATCTTCGCGATTGCAAAATTGGGATTATGGTGCAAATGGTGCTTATTTTATAACTATTTGTACTAAAAATAGGGAATGTTATTTTGGAGATATTATTGATTCTACATTGGAGGCATCGGAATTAGGAATATTGGCAGAAAAATATTGGTTAGATATTCCGGAACATTTTCCGTATGTCGAATTGGGTAATTTTGTGATTATGCCAAATCACGTTCATGGGATTTTAATTATCGATAAAAACGCATCGGTTTCCGTAGAGACGCGATTAATCGCGTCTCCACAATTAATCGCGTCTCTACCCGAAACAATATATAAAACAGGTGGTTTTGCCGGGAATAAAAACCCCATGCTGCACGATAATATTTCGAGAATTATAAGATGGTATAAAGGAAGATGTTCTTTTGAGATGAAAAAAATACATGTTGATTTTGGTTGGCAACCGCGTTTTCATGATCATATCATTAGAAATGAAAAATCTTTTGAAACCATACAAAATTATATAGAAAACAATCCGTTGAATTGGAATAAAGACAAATTTTATGGAAAATAGAACAAAAACAATCCCGAATAACGGTAGAGACGCGATTAATCGCGTCTCTATTATTTTAGAAAGATAATCGCGTCTCTATTATTTTAGAAAGATAATCGCGTCTCTATTTTTTAGAAAGATTAGTCGCGTCTCTATTATTTAGAGAGATTATTCGATTAAAAATAGAATCAGTTTTGAAGATATTGATTTAGAACAAAAAGAGTTTGATGATTTATAAATCAAAAAATCTTGATTCATAAGATCTTCCAAAAAATCTAAAAAAAGAAAAAATAGCAAAATACATAGTCCTAAAAAGTTATTTTCAAAATACGGTTTCCCACATTATTTTATTCTAGAAATATTATATATTTGGCGCTTGTGTAATATAAATAACTTAATGGATTTACCTCCTTATTCGCCAGGATTGCATAAACTGGTTACTCTACATGTCGACGAAATCTCTAAGCTTACCAATAGCAAAGGCTTTGTTGCAGTTACCAATTCCATTTTAGAAAAATACGAACTTGAGAAGGTTGGCGTTGTGGTGCATGACTTCGAGAACGAAAGTTTTACAATCTCGTATTGTCTTAAAGAATCTCATATTTGTATACACACTTGGCCAGAATATAATCAGTTAACTTTGGATGTTTACTTGTGCAATTATCTTCAGGATAATTCAGGAAAAGTGCGTGCCGTTATGGCTGATTATGTTGCCTATTTTGAAGCAGAAATAATTAAAGATTTTGAAATTAACCGATAAGATATGAAGATTCCTTGTTACGATTGTAATGTAGAAACCGAATTAGAGGTTGGTTTTGAATTAGTCAATTTTGTTTGTCCTATATGTCGCAGTTTATATGAAGCTGACGATGATGGAAAATTTCGCAGAAAATCAAAATATAAAGCAGAAACAGAAACATATCCGCTAGTTATTGGCGAAACTGGTTTCTTAAAAGGAAGCGAATATAAGGTAACTGGTATTTTGAGAAAAAAAGTACATCCAGATTATAGATGGACAGAATTTATTTTGCAAAATGAAGCTAAAGAGTTTCTGTATCTTTCTGTTTCAAACGGGCACTGGATGATGCTTACCGAAATGGAAAAGATTGACGATCTAAAAAAAGGAGTTAAAGTTCTGGATTATGAAGGTCAAGATTATGATCTGTTTGAACATTCTGATGCTGAAATAATCGATGCAAAAGGATTTTTTGATTTTCAGCTTTCAAACAAAAAAATACATTTGGCCGAATTTATAAATCCGCCATATATTGTTTCGGTAGAAAAAATGAATAATGTTCAGACTGCTTTTCACGGCGAATATGTTAGTAAAAGCAAAATCAGAAAAGCATTTCCAGGAATAAAGTTACCGTATCAGTTTGGAACAGGTATGATTCAGCCGTCTCTTTTTGATCTTAAAAATACAGCCATTATTTTCTGTCTTTTCGCTTTATTGATTCTAACAGCAAATTGGTATATTTATAAAGATCAGGTAGAGCAGAACGTTTTTAATAGTACAATTAAGTTCAGCGAATTTGATAATAAAGAAATTACCACTCCTTCTTTTGTACTCAAAGGCGCTTCGGCTCCTATGACCATTAGTGTTTCTACTGGGGTTAATAATTCATGGGCCAATTTGAACATTGCTTTAATTAATGAAGATAATGGCGATGAGATTTATGCCAACAAAGATATTGAATACTATTATGGTTATTCTGAAGGAGAATCGTGGACAGAAGGAAGTCAGTCTGAGAAATTTAATATTTGTGGAGTAAAGGCAGGCAGATATCACCTTTCAATAACGCCAATGAAAGCTCCAGAAGATCTTACCAACAGCGAGATGAATGTTAAGGTAGTTTGGAATCAGCCTTCTAACCGAAATGTCTGGTTGGTTATTATTGCGATGGTTGTGATTTATTTCATAATACGATATTTTAAAAATCAATTTGAAAAACAGAGATGGGCAGACAGTTCCTACTCAACTTATGAATAATATGAAAAGAATTTCAGATTTCTTTACCAATAATTGGGCGCCATTAGCAATTGGATTCTTTTGCTTTGGAGTTTACATCTATTTTGCTCTTGCAGGAAATAGAATCTGTGATTGTGAATCGACAGAAAATTATAAATCAACAACGAGCGGAAGCCGTTCATCATACAATCATTTTTACCACAAATAAAAACTATCAAATATGGAATTATTTCACGCACAGCCAATAGTAAACTCAATTCTTTATTCTTTTTTAGGAATTGTAATTTTATTAATCGGGTATTATATTATCGAAAAATTGACTCCAGAAAATACTTGGAAAGAAGTTGTAGAAAAAAATAATGTTGCTGTTGCCATTGTTTTGGCAGCATTTATCATCGGGATTTCCATGATTATTAGTGCCGCAATTCATGGGTAAAAAGTTTCTTAGGTTTGAATTTCTTTTACTTTTTGCCGTATTTATAATTGCTACTTGCGGACTTATTTATGAGTTGGTTGCAGGAACTTTGGCGAGTTATTTATTGGGCGATTCGGTAAAACAGTTTTCATTTATTATTGGCGTATACCTGTTTTCGATGGGTATAGGCTCCTTTTTTTCGAAGTTTTTTCACAAGAATCTGCTCAATACTTTTGTTGAAATCGAAATTCTGGTTGGACTTATTGGAGGTTTAAGCTCAGTAGTTTTGTT from Flavobacterium sp. KACC 22763 includes these protein-coding regions:
- a CDS encoding S-adenosylmethionine decarboxylase family protein; translation: MDLPPYSPGLHKLVTLHVDEISKLTNSKGFVAVTNSILEKYELEKVGVVVHDFENESFTISYCLKESHICIHTWPEYNQLTLDVYLCNYLQDNSGKVRAVMADYVAYFEAEIIKDFEINR
- a CDS encoding DUF350 domain-containing protein, which codes for MELFHAQPIVNSILYSFLGIVILLIGYYIIEKLTPENTWKEVVEKNNVAVAIVLAAFIIGISMIISAAIHG
- a CDS encoding DUF4178 domain-containing protein, with protein sequence MKIPCYDCNVETELEVGFELVNFVCPICRSLYEADDDGKFRRKSKYKAETETYPLVIGETGFLKGSEYKVTGILRKKVHPDYRWTEFILQNEAKEFLYLSVSNGHWMMLTEMEKIDDLKKGVKVLDYEGQDYDLFEHSDAEIIDAKGFFDFQLSNKKIHLAEFINPPYIVSVEKMNNVQTAFHGEYVSKSKIRKAFPGIKLPYQFGTGMIQPSLFDLKNTAIIFCLFALLILTANWYIYKDQVEQNVFNSTIKFSEFDNKEITTPSFVLKGASAPMTISVSTGVNNSWANLNIALINEDNGDEIYANKDIEYYYGYSEGESWTEGSQSEKFNICGVKAGRYHLSITPMKAPEDLTNSEMNVKVVWNQPSNRNVWLVIIAMVVIYFIIRYFKNQFEKQRWADSSYSTYE